A segment of the Elaeis guineensis isolate ETL-2024a chromosome 6, EG11, whole genome shotgun sequence genome:
attggaaagtggttggacaaaaatatcttttccatattatgatatcttgggtCATATCATGACATCtaggatcatattatgacatcctacgtgcaagaagtcataatttgatgcaaaatACCATAATatatacaggatatcataattttctgAACTATATTACAACATCCTgcatatagaaagtcataatataccacaaggtgttgtaatttttttaaaaaaataaaaatattttcatcatataaaatttttaaataaaaaaataaaattataaatattaaattgtaTTGAAAAATGATTGCTACATAAATCAATCACGTAAAGTGGTGTGCTTCATATCGAATTTTCTACTCCATCCacgatgcacaaaaaatttctctccagATGCCGTTCGCTCCACTACCTAAGTAGACCATGCAATTATCTCAAACTCATTTAGGATCAATATTGGACCTCATTGGGTTCAGATGACCACACCAACCTGTCACCTTGTTCTGCTACTGCTCATCGAATCAAAGGATCTACAGTTCTCGTGAATCAGTACTCTACACGTGTTTTCCGATGGGATTCGTGCACCATTCGCGAGTCTACGCCAGCATCCATGTGTCACCGACAAGCCTTGTTTTGTTTCACAATCTTGGCATCACTCCGCAGAGAGGAATCTCGAGGACGCAAGCCACGTAACTCCGGATTCCGGATGGATGACAGCGTGAGCCTCCCGCGTGAAAGCAAGCACACTGCGACCCCCAAAGTACGTTGCTGTACGGCCATTCGTTGGATTTCTCTCCCATCCTCTTTCCCCTCTCCTTCTCACTCCAACAAGCTTCTAACTTTCTCTCATATCACATTCCCACCGCTCCAACCACCCTCTGCCCTCCTCATCCACAAAACTTCCACGACCATGTCTAAATATTTATCCAAATGTACCAATCCGacttaaaaagaaataaataactAAAAACTCGCCCTTTTACTGACAAAACAAAACTATTATCATCCATTGTTAATAATACATCATCATGTGGCTTGATTTTGATACCATGCACGTTAAAAATAACGAAGGGAGTTAACTATTAACTAAAGGGTACGTCTGCTTGTAATAATTAGTTCTAATTATATTGGAAGAGGCTGGGCCGGTCCCGGACAGGGAATTGGGCCGAGGGGACGACGTTGAGTCGCCACGAGAGGTAGGACACCTCCTCCCCATCCATCACGTCGTCATACGTCGAGATTGAAGGGCTCTTTGACGCCGTCACCGTCGAGTTATAACAACTCCACGCTtggtgctgctgctgctgctgctgccgtGGGTACCCATACCCGATCCCCGTTTGCTCCGCCGTTGCCGACACTACCGATGACGACGTCGGCGACGCCGTCGACGCCGCCGCCCGTCGCTCCTCCTTCTTGTAACGGATCCCACACGCGTTGCAAAGTGACTGTATTCCGGATAAAACTGGTGAGGATAAACTTCATATAATTTTGTAGCAAGATAGGAGTGAATAACGGAGCTGCTTAACGTTACCTTGGGGCCACGAGGGCCGTTACGCCAGAGGGGGGTGGAGGTGGTGTCACAGTTGGCGCACCTACGAGCGAGGAGGACGGGGTCAGCGCCGAGGTTGGAGCAATTGGTTGGTCCAGTGGGTCCATGAGAGGCCACCGACGGTTGCTTGCTAGACGGGGATAGGATATCCCAGCACAAGCTAGACACGCAAGACGGCTGCTGGATGGGAGTGGAAGTGGGTGGGGGCTTGTGGGATTCGGTGCGGCGGGTCGATGGCGTGCCGAGGGATAGGGTGCAGTCCACTGAGGATGGGGACGGGATAGGATATCCAGAATCGAACACCTCATCCATGGCTGATTGCTTTCCCGGGAAGAGAATGGAGAAGGAGGTGCTGCCACTCGCGCCGCAAGCTCCGTAGAGGAGGCCACAAGAGCACGGGGTTGAGATACCCCCGCCGCTATGGTGGCCACACTGGTGTAGCATTATCCCAAGGACAGACAGCTAGCTCAGCGCCAGGAGGAGAATAACTCAATGGAGGATGGGATAGGGGAGAGGCAGACTCGGTTGGGATGGCTTTTAAAAACGGGGAGAGCACGTACTAGGAGGGCATCGGGATGGGAAATGGCAAGGGCAACTACAAGCTACAATgtctgtgtgtgcgtgtgtgcatATAATGTGGTTATATATGCAGTCGCGCCAGCAAACAAAGGACAGCCGGGTTAATTGAATAGATTAATTAATGGGGGCTTGGAACAAAATAATGCGAGCCATGTAGCATGGGAACTAGGGAAATGGGAGATCGGGGTTTGTCTGTTTTAAGGCTTtgtgaaggagagagagaataagAAACTATAGAATTTTTCTTAAACAAAGTTTGGAAATGGAAATGAGCATATTACTATATCCGTAGCCAGTATTAAACAATTCTAGGATACATGGGGGTTGGAGAAGACCGGTCAGCAACGGTACAAAGGTGTCGtctaacgagagagagagagggatgtggAGGGAAGGGATTAGATCCTCCGGGATGGGTGCACTGCAGAGGTGCAGTGGGGGCGCGGCTCAGTCCAAGTCAGTCAGATAACCTCCTCGGTCTCTCAGTAGCTGGGTCGTTTGGGCTTTGtgtacacacactctctctctctctctctctctctctgtctctctccaaCGTATCTTTTTCTCTGCCTTGGCTCTCTCTATGTATTCCTCGATTTTGGCTAGGCAACCAAGTTGGCGTTGTTGTTCCTCGTTGCTCCGCGCTACTTATGCAACACAACGACGTGTGACAAGGTCTGGGTCTACGTGATTAGCAAGACGATGTATCATGACACgccgaagaaagagagagaaggggggagagagagagagagagaggaggggttaGGAGGCGCAGCGAACAATGCGGGTCAGAGGAGACAGATGGGGTTGGTCCCTGGGCGGTCAAAAGAACCCACGTGACTCCTGGAACAGTCTTCCATATAATCTCACACTTCCCCGATCACGAGGCACGGATTTAGATGGCCAGGCACGAGCCAAGACCGGCCCCACACCAGATCTTTACTCTGTCCTCCCTCGGATCAGCGTAAACGTGGAACGTGTCACGCTTACACACGAAGGACCAGCAGGCTCTGCGAACCGGATCTCCTGTCTTACGCTTGGGTTCGCACGTGTCAATCTCCACGACGAGCCTCCCCTTGTCCAGTTCTGTCACGTGATTACCTCTCCACGTACGTACGTGGTTCTCGTAACGAAATGTGAAAataggaaaaagaaaaaacaaaaaggaaaagagaggagGATATCATATTATGGATAGCCTGAGCCTGAGCCTGAGCCTGAGGGGAGGAAGGATTTATATGAGACGGCTTCGGTCATGATTACGGACGCTTCAAAAGGGGGCCGGGCCGAATCATCGGTCCAAGGACCGGTCGGTCAGTGGCGCAAGATCCCGTCTTTTGACACCAATCAAAGCGAGAAGAGAAGAGAATATTGGAGATGTATCAATCTATTTCGTCGATTTATCTAAAGTCTGGGCAGGAAAAGGAGTTAGGCTACTGTTTAGCTAATCATCCCTCCCTGCGCGCCCCTTGGCACGGCTTCGTGAGCTGTTGTTACTGCGTCGATTTCCCAGGTCAAAGGGAGCAGCTCAGATAAAAGAGAAAGTGAAAGCTGATGGAGCCCATCATTCTAACAACCAAACCCCTCCTCTGCCCGACAGGATCAGCTGTCCCCTTGGCCCCTTGCCACTGCTCATACTTGGGCCTCCAACCATGAATCAGCTGCCACGTGGTCGTGGGACCGAATAAGGATGTGCTGGCAAGGTTACACGACGGCCGCTATTTGCTCCATTTTTGTTAGGTCTGTTTGATCTGATGAAAACAATTTATTATAACGAATGAGCAGTTGTTGGCCATTATATAATAGAGATTGAGGAGCATTAAGCCAAAACGGTGATGTTTGTTCAAATCCTTGTTGATCCAACTAAAAAATCCAACCGATAAACACTTTTGATCTGAATTTTGCTCGTGGAAAATCATGAATCTATCCTGATGATGGACAAATTTTGGGTTATCCTACAGCTGCAATATATCATCCAGTGTATAATACATCTTTCTCTTTTGCATAGATAAAAGTAAAGTATGCAAGTGGTGACAATTGTTATCAATGAAAGCCATTGAAAGGTCCCTTCAGAATATGTATAGTGTGCTACATATCATACTATTTTGTCCTCTTTTGACCGAATACTATTGTGCTCTTTTGCTCAATTAATCATGCATCCAACATGGCAGCAGGGGATTGATATAAAGtgttaaatattcatgatgaacagTATCAATACCATGTGGATCCGTTGCTAACATGTGTATGATTATGGGAGCCCATGAGCCCTCTTTAACCTTGTCATAATATTATAACGGCCGTTATTTCAAACACGAGCTGAACAGCTAGATTGATGCACTG
Coding sequences within it:
- the LOC105047168 gene encoding GATA transcription factor 15, translating into MLHQCGHHSGGGISTPCSCGLLYGACGASGSTSFSILFPGKQSAMDEVFDSGYPIPSPSSVDCTLSLGTPSTRRTESHKPPPTSTPIQQPSCVSSLCWDILSPSSKQPSVASHGPTGPTNCSNLGADPVLLARRCANCDTTSTPLWRNGPRGPKSLCNACGIRYKKEERRAAASTASPTSSSVVSATAEQTGIGYGYPRQQQQQQHQAWSCYNSTVTASKSPSISTYDDVMDGEEVSYLSWRLNVVPSAQFPVRDRPSLFQYN